A single Syngnathoides biaculeatus isolate LvHL_M chromosome 18, ASM1980259v1, whole genome shotgun sequence DNA region contains:
- the LOC133492215 gene encoding T-box transcription factor TBX2b-like isoform X1, with product MAYYPFQVQRSAALPLPAFLSAAQPCPPAEVEPERQVGSEEGLHAALTRQQQQQHQHQQQAAHLRSLKNLQSPDLLCDEPKVTLESQDLWNEFHKMGTEMVITKSGRRMFPPFKVKVDGLDKTSKYILLMDIVAVDDFRYKFHNSHWIVAGKADPEMPKRMYIHPDSPSKGEQWMSKPVAFHKLKLTNNISDKHGFTILNSMHKYQPRFHIVRANDIMKLPYSTFLTYVFPETEFVAVTAYQNEKITQLKIDNNPFAKGFRDTGNGRREKRNNPLNISAPDENKADCADSDDSWEQPRTGDPFRSPGESWPVTSTPNCEDENNTGSDSDMDRQGEDAGETCGSRVASSSRRMAKRDKKEPATSREKFFMENESSQRCKSQTKDGTPPMLVETQSSSSLQTAALSNSQQCLELGPPLLFHQGQLSVKTGAIHSTSMGHLFSSCLGLNESEHAGVSSQNITSPSPFMFHLSQHVLVPQGLSLPPFGGLLTYPWSYLTSPAAMTAALPTGSTTSAFLRNRTFHSSLPWLRMSPYQIPAAAISGQKPPTATSNSTKFEQYKLYSQEPSPMSDNHNNNKARSEQTVSLKNGHVSSDGLQSLQNVMFDKSLSL from the exons ATGGCTTATTATCCTTTCCAAGTTCAGCGATCGGCTGCTTTGCCCCTTCCAGCCTTTCTGTCGGCCGCACAACCCTGCCCCCCCGCTGAGGTCGAGCCCGAGCGTCAGGTGGGCTCCGAGGAGGGGCTGCACGCAGCACTCACccgccagcagcagcagcagcaccagcaccagcagcagGCAGCCCACTTACGCTCCCTGAAAAACCTTCAGTCTCCGGACCTCTTGTGCGACGAGCCTAAAGTCACGCTGGAATCGCAGGATTTATGGAACGAGTTCCACAAAATGGGCACGGAAATGGTTATTACCAAATCTGGAAG GAGGATGTTCCCACCCTTCAAAGTGAAGGTTGATGGCCTCGATAAAACGTCCAAATACATCCTGCTAATGGACATTGTTGCAGTTGATGACTTCCGTTACAAGTTCCACAACTCCCACTGGATAGTAGCCGGAAAAGCCGACCCAGAGATGCCAAAGCGCATGTACATTCATCCCGACAGTCCGTCCAAGGGAGAACAGTGGATGAGCAAGCCGGTTGCCTTCCACAAACTCAAACTCACCAACAATATATCGGATAAACATGGATTT ACAATTCTAAATTCCATGCATAAATACCAGCCCAGGTTTCACATTGTGAGAGCCAACGACATCATGAAACTTCCATACAGCACATTTTTGACCTACGTTTTCCCGGAGACGGAGTTTGTTGCCGTCACCGCGTATCAAAATGAGAAG ATTACACAGCTAAAAATTGACAACAACCCATTTGCCAAAGGATTCAGGGACACGGGAAATGGAAGACGGGAAAAAAG GAACAATCCTTTAAATATCTCTGCGCCGGATGAGAACAAAGCAGACTGCGCTGATTCGGATGATTCATGGGAACAGCCCAGAACCGGTGACCCGTTTCGCTCTCCTGGGGAATCATGGCCTGTGACATCCACGCCAAACTGTGAAG ATGAGAACAACACTGGAAGCGATTCAGATATGGATCGACAAGGTGAGGATGCCGGGGAAACCTGCGGCTCTCGGGTTGCATCTTCATCTCGGCGGATGGCGAAGAGGGACAAGAAGGAGCCAGCGACGTCACGTGAGAAGTTCTTCATGGAGAACGAATCCTCCCAAAGGTGCAAGAGTCAAACAAAAGATGGCACACCCCCTATGTTAGTGGAAACACAGAGCTCATCGTCGCTTCAGACTGCGGCTCTCTCAAACAGCCAGCAGTGTCTTGAGCTTGGACCACCTTTGCTGTTTCACCAGGGACAGTTGTCAGTGAAGACAGGTGCTATTCACTCCACATCTATGGGACATCTGTTTTCCTCTTGCTTGGGATTAAATGAGTCAGAACACGCAGGTGtatcttctcaaaacatcacCTCACCATCTCCGTTCATGTTTCACCTGTCACAGCATGTGTTGGTGCCACAG GGGCTGTCACTACCACCCTTTGGAGGGTTGCTCACATACCCATGGAGCTACTTGACATCACCTGCTGCAATGACTGCGGCTCTCCCAACTGGTTCGACGACATCAGCGTTCCTGAGAAATCGCACTTTTCACAGCTCCCTGCCGTGGTTGCGGATGAGCCCCTATCAGATCCCAGCTGCTGCCATATCGGGCCAAAAGCCGCCGACAGCGACTTCTAACTCGACTAAATTTGAGCAGTACAAGCTGTACAGCCAAGAGCCCAGTCCGATGTCTGATAATCACAACAATAACAAGGCCAGAAGCGAGCAGACTGTTTCACTTAAAAATGGTCACGTTTCCTCTGATGGACTCCAAAGCttacaaaatgttatgtttgaTAAATCACTTTCTTTATAA
- the LOC133492215 gene encoding T-box transcription factor TBX2b-like isoform X2 gives MAYYPFQVQRSAALPLPAFLSAAQPCPPAEVEPERQVGSEEGLHAALTRQQQQQHQHQQQAAHLRSLKNLQSPDLLCDEPKVTLESQDLWNEFHKMGTEMVITKSGRRMFPPFKVKVDGLDKTSKYILLMDIVAVDDFRYKFHNSHWIVAGKADPEMPKRMYIHPDSPSKGEQWMSKPVAFHKLKLTNNISDKHGFTILNSMHKYQPRFHIVRANDIMKLPYSTFLTYVFPETEFVAVTAYQNEKITQLKIDNNPFAKGFRDTGNGRREKRNNPLNISAPDENKADCADSDDSWEQPRTGDPFRSPGESWPVTSTPNCEGAVTTTLWRVAHIPMELLDITCCNDCGSPNWFDDISVPEKSHFSQLPAVVADEPLSDPSCCHIGPKAADSDF, from the exons ATGGCTTATTATCCTTTCCAAGTTCAGCGATCGGCTGCTTTGCCCCTTCCAGCCTTTCTGTCGGCCGCACAACCCTGCCCCCCCGCTGAGGTCGAGCCCGAGCGTCAGGTGGGCTCCGAGGAGGGGCTGCACGCAGCACTCACccgccagcagcagcagcagcaccagcaccagcagcagGCAGCCCACTTACGCTCCCTGAAAAACCTTCAGTCTCCGGACCTCTTGTGCGACGAGCCTAAAGTCACGCTGGAATCGCAGGATTTATGGAACGAGTTCCACAAAATGGGCACGGAAATGGTTATTACCAAATCTGGAAG GAGGATGTTCCCACCCTTCAAAGTGAAGGTTGATGGCCTCGATAAAACGTCCAAATACATCCTGCTAATGGACATTGTTGCAGTTGATGACTTCCGTTACAAGTTCCACAACTCCCACTGGATAGTAGCCGGAAAAGCCGACCCAGAGATGCCAAAGCGCATGTACATTCATCCCGACAGTCCGTCCAAGGGAGAACAGTGGATGAGCAAGCCGGTTGCCTTCCACAAACTCAAACTCACCAACAATATATCGGATAAACATGGATTT ACAATTCTAAATTCCATGCATAAATACCAGCCCAGGTTTCACATTGTGAGAGCCAACGACATCATGAAACTTCCATACAGCACATTTTTGACCTACGTTTTCCCGGAGACGGAGTTTGTTGCCGTCACCGCGTATCAAAATGAGAAG ATTACACAGCTAAAAATTGACAACAACCCATTTGCCAAAGGATTCAGGGACACGGGAAATGGAAGACGGGAAAAAAG GAACAATCCTTTAAATATCTCTGCGCCGGATGAGAACAAAGCAGACTGCGCTGATTCGGATGATTCATGGGAACAGCCCAGAACCGGTGACCCGTTTCGCTCTCCTGGGGAATCATGGCCTGTGACATCCACGCCAAACTGTGAAG GGGCTGTCACTACCACCCTTTGGAGGGTTGCTCACATACCCATGGAGCTACTTGACATCACCTGCTGCAATGACTGCGGCTCTCCCAACTGGTTCGACGACATCAGCGTTCCTGAGAAATCGCACTTTTCACAGCTCCCTGCCGTGGTTGCGGATGAGCCCCTATCAGATCCCAGCTGCTGCCATATCGGGCCAAAAGCCGCCGACAGCGACTTCTAA
- the LOC133492215 gene encoding T-box transcription factor TBX2b-like isoform X3 gives MAYYPFQVQRSAALPLPAFLSAAQPCPPAEVEPERQVGSEEGLHAALTRQQQQQHQHQQQAAHLRSLKNLQSPDLLCDEPKVTLESQDLWNEFHKMGTEMVITKSGRRMFPPFKVKVDGLDKTSKYILLMDIVAVDDFRYKFHNSHWIVAGKADPEMPKRMYIHPDSPSKGEQWMSKPVAFHKLKLTNNISDKHGFTILNSMHKYQPRFHIVRANDIMKLPYSTFLTYVFPETEFVAVTAYQNEKITQLKIDNNPFAKGFRDTGNGRREKRNNPLNISAPDENKADCADSDDSWEQPRTGDPFRSPGESWPVTSTPNCEDENNTGSDSDMDRQGEDAGETCGSRVASSSRRMAKRDKKEPATSREKFFMENESSQRDSCQ, from the exons ATGGCTTATTATCCTTTCCAAGTTCAGCGATCGGCTGCTTTGCCCCTTCCAGCCTTTCTGTCGGCCGCACAACCCTGCCCCCCCGCTGAGGTCGAGCCCGAGCGTCAGGTGGGCTCCGAGGAGGGGCTGCACGCAGCACTCACccgccagcagcagcagcagcaccagcaccagcagcagGCAGCCCACTTACGCTCCCTGAAAAACCTTCAGTCTCCGGACCTCTTGTGCGACGAGCCTAAAGTCACGCTGGAATCGCAGGATTTATGGAACGAGTTCCACAAAATGGGCACGGAAATGGTTATTACCAAATCTGGAAG GAGGATGTTCCCACCCTTCAAAGTGAAGGTTGATGGCCTCGATAAAACGTCCAAATACATCCTGCTAATGGACATTGTTGCAGTTGATGACTTCCGTTACAAGTTCCACAACTCCCACTGGATAGTAGCCGGAAAAGCCGACCCAGAGATGCCAAAGCGCATGTACATTCATCCCGACAGTCCGTCCAAGGGAGAACAGTGGATGAGCAAGCCGGTTGCCTTCCACAAACTCAAACTCACCAACAATATATCGGATAAACATGGATTT ACAATTCTAAATTCCATGCATAAATACCAGCCCAGGTTTCACATTGTGAGAGCCAACGACATCATGAAACTTCCATACAGCACATTTTTGACCTACGTTTTCCCGGAGACGGAGTTTGTTGCCGTCACCGCGTATCAAAATGAGAAG ATTACACAGCTAAAAATTGACAACAACCCATTTGCCAAAGGATTCAGGGACACGGGAAATGGAAGACGGGAAAAAAG GAACAATCCTTTAAATATCTCTGCGCCGGATGAGAACAAAGCAGACTGCGCTGATTCGGATGATTCATGGGAACAGCCCAGAACCGGTGACCCGTTTCGCTCTCCTGGGGAATCATGGCCTGTGACATCCACGCCAAACTGTGAAG ATGAGAACAACACTGGAAGCGATTCAGATATGGATCGACAAGGTGAGGATGCCGGGGAAACCTGCGGCTCTCGGGTTGCATCTTCATCTCGGCGGATGGCGAAGAGGGACAAGAAGGAGCCAGCGACGTCACGTGAGAAGTTCTTCATGGAGAACGAATCCTCCCAAAG GGACAGTTGTCAGTGA